The sequence ATAAATTTTTTCAGATCTGTCTTCAATCGATGTGTGTTTCACTTCATAGTAGATTTGTGCACCGTCACTTGAGTGTGCTGCAACCGCAGGTACTCTTTTCAGATCCCATGCATTTGACTGATAGACAAAATCACGGCTTACGAGTGCACCCACCGGACATACTGCGATACATTCACCACAGTCTGAACAGTTTGTCTCACCTGTACCGTTACTTGGAGCGATGACAGACTTTTGAAGTTTATTCCACATAGAGTATGCATCTTTTGGCATCGTATCTTTATAGCTTTTGTCAAGTTCAGCCCCGCCTCTTTTTACCGTAGTAATAGCCGCGTCTCCGACCATATCTTTACAGACAGTCGTACAACGCTCACATACGATACAAAGACCCGGATCATAGTGCAATACTGAAGACCAGTTTGTTGTCTCTCTTTTTGTATCCGGGATCATATACGATTGTGAATCTACTCCAAGTTCAAGCGTATAGTTCTGCAGCTCACACTCACCAGACTTATCACATACCCCACACTGGAGCGGATGGTTCACATCATAGACTTCCATGATAGCTCTACGCTCTTCAAGAATATTTGGTGTCTCAGTAGTGACTTCCATACCTTCTTTCACTTTAGCGTTACATGCATATACCTGTTTACCGTCTGCCTCCACTAGACAAATACGGCATGCCAATGTTGGCGAACATCTTGTCAGGTAACATATAGCCGGGATGAAAACATCATTGGCACGAGCAGCATTAAGGATATATTCACCCTCTTTTGCTTTGTACTCTATACCATCAATCGAAATTGAGACCATATTATCTACTGTTTGTACTTCACTCATCGTTGTTTCCTATTTTTTGATTATTTATTTTTTCAAAAGCTAGTCTGCTAAATCTATAGGAGGATATCAAAGAAGTACTTAAGTCTATCTCATAAGTAGGATTCAACGCAATGATTCCTTTCATATATGTATCAATTTTAAACACACGTATAAATTTCACCCCCTCTACCTCAAAAGAAATGAAGTCACCGTCTTGTAATTTTGTTGCCATGGAAAATTGTTTAGAGCCGATCAAGACCTCATCTATTTGACCCTTTTCCATCGTATTTTCAACTTTTTTATAGGTATAGATCACGGCGCCATCATATACAGGCAGATCATCCACTTCATCAAGTGTAAAGTCCCCTATTTGTTCTTGTGGAATCACTCTGTAGATACATGGCTTTTTGAGATCATCTTCACTCACTCCTTGAAACCCTTTCTCTTGCGGCAATTGATTCGTATAGTCTATAAGCTTTTGGGTATCTAATCCTAATGTATCAGAAATGCTATCTAATCCCTCCACATCGAAAGTTTCCATTTTCTCATCGAGGCAGAGACATTTATCACTATTTACATAGGTGCCCTCTTTACAACTTTTATAGATGAAGCTTTGACCTTGAACCACATCATCAAGATCACAGATCAATGCAACCCCTGAGGCATTATGTGCAGGCGGTAAGCACAGAACGTTGACACCGGCATATCGTTCCAATAATGCTAAGAGTTTTGCTATCTGGCCTGCCTTTGGATGCGTATAGAGATCACTGCCTATGATCAAAGATGTTGTAGTTTTAGCATCTATCAGACCAAGCATCGATTCTAGTTCTTCTTCTCCCACGTTACTTTCCGCACTGAGATAACCGATGTCAAGATCATCTAAAATATCCTCTATCTCTTCGGGAAGCGCTTTATCTTGCAAGAGTGCATCCACCAACAGTGCAGCAACACCCTCTTCGCTCCCCACTTCATATTTGATAAACTGTGTAACAGTGGCTTGAAGTCTTGCATCTTCTATAGGATGCATATAGACAAGTTTGGGCTTTTTTTCTTCTAACACCTTGTGTACCAATGGTATAGACTCTGTACTTTCATCCCGAAACCATACACCCAAAGAGATCACTGTTTCAGAAGCAGCCAAAGTCCCTAAATCACCTTTAAAAATATGATACCCGCTACTGCTACTGTATGCTTTTAAGAAATCCTGGAAAAACTTTGCTTCAGGACATATCAGCCTTTTTCCCTGTTTCTCTTTCAACACTTGAAATATCTGCGCTTCTTCATTGGTAATATCTGCTGAAAAAACTATACTCTCAGCCTCTTTGATTTTCTCTTTCTGACTTTCATATGTGGACTCCACTATCGTCTCTTCCTCCTACTTTTCTTGCCTTTCTCTAACGTCAGACAATACTACCCTATTGTCTCTGCTTAAAATGCTTGAGAAGATTGTATTAGAAAACAAATTAAAAAACAAAGTTCTGTGTTAAAATGACTCATTCACGATGCATTGAGCCATTTTTTACCGCCTTATTCTCGTTTTTATTGTTACATATACTCACATCGTAGCTCAACTTATGAAAATTATAAATTCCATATTGTTATTTTCTTAATTCTCTATGTTACAATTCATATCAAAATAAAGTTTTATAAGGGTAAACACATGATACACGAAAACGGAAAAATAGTTGACATCGCGATTATCGGAGCTGGACCTGGCGGTATGGCAGCTGCTATCGAAGCAAAGCTGGCAGGTATTGAGAACATTGTTGTGATTGACAAAGCGCCTCACCACAATGATATGATCCACAAGTTTTACAAAAAAGGTAAAAGAGTGGATAAAGACTGGATGGGTATTAAATTTGAATTTACTGGTAACGTTACTTTTGAAGAGTGTTCTAAAGAAGAGTATATTGAGCAAATGGATAAAAAGCTCACTGATGCTGGCGTACTTGACAGATTTGAGTATAACCATGAGATCATGAGAGTTGAAAAAGGTGAAGATGGTCTTTTCTCAATTATTTATGGTACAGACGGTGTAGATGAAGCAATGGAAACATTGAAAGCTAAAAATGTTATCCTTTCAGTAGGTCGTATGGGTAAACCAAACAAACCTAAATATAAGTTCCCTAGAGAGCTTAAAGATGTACTTAACTTCAACCTTTCAAAAGTTCAAAATGGTGAGCACGTAATGGTTGTTGGTGGTGGTGACACTGCTGGTGAGTACGCTTATGGTCTAGTTGAGATGGAAGGTATGGAAGATTGTGTGGTAACGCTGAACTACCGTAAAGCAGAGATCACACGTATGAATCCAATCAATACTGAAATGTGTACAAAATATCTTGACAATGGCAAAATTGTTAACAAAATGGGTGTAGATGTTGAGAGCGTTGAGCCTTCACCAGCTGGTAAAATCCAAGTAAACTTTACGGATGGCTCAACAGGTGAGTATGACAGAGCAGTATATGCACTTGGAGGAACGACTCCAAAAGATATCCTTGTCAACTCTGGTGTTAAAACTGGTGAGTGGGATGTTCCTGTATATAATGAAGCAACATTTGAGACAAATGTAGAAGGTCTTTACACGATTGGTGATGTTGTAACTGATCAAGGTAGTATTGCCCTTGCATTCAACCATGCGAGTGATGCAGTAAAAGATATCGCATCTAAACTAAAATAAATCCTCTATACCATGCTCTATGTTGAGCATGGTATTTATATATACTTACTTCAATACTTTTTTAGAGTACATACTCAAACTTTTAATTTCCCACTTAACAATATGATATAAAATAATTTGATTGATATTTTGTGCGGTAAGATAGTAGAACCCTATAACATCTTCACACAAAGAAAGATGCTATAGTCTATGAAAACAGCAGGCTGCTATTCAGCCTTTTCTGCTTCAGCCTCTTCTGCTTCAGATTCAGCAGCAGCTTTTTCAGCCTCGATCTTTGCAGCTCTCTCCTGCTTCGTTGCTTCATCTACTTTCTTGACGACGACCGTCCAGTCCACTTCATTGAACTTAAGAGAGTTCATCAAGTCGTGTCCTGTTGCCTTGATCACATCTGCAGATTTTTGGATAGAAGTAAAATCCCCTACCTCAAAAAGGAAAATACCTACTTCCCCTACTTTGAGTCCCTGATCAATAAGTTCGACCATTCTGTCATAGAAATCATCTTTCAAGTGTCTTAAATCGTATCTTTTCATGGTCTCTCCTTATCTGTCAACTTCACCGAATACGATGTTGGTAGAACCAATGATCGTAACGACGTCTGCTATATATGTACCAACGAGAAGTTCTTGAAGAAGTCCTGTATGGAAGAAACTCGGCGCTCTACACTTCAATCTGTAGGCATACGGCTCACCCTCTGACTTGATGTAGAACCCAAGTTCACCTTTTGGTGATTCAGTCGGACTGTAGACTTCACCTTTCGGCGGTCTCATACCTTGAGTAACCAATACAAAATGCTGCATCAATGCATAGTTTTGTGTCATGATCTCTTCTTTCGGTGCTGAGATATACTGTGGTGAATGCGCCATCAATTGAGGCTCAGTCTCAGCATACATAGGAATGAGCTGTCTGATAATTCTTGTCGACTGTCTGATCTCTTCCATATAGAGTCTGTAACGTCCGTAAGAGTCACATCTTTCACTCACAGGAACATCAAAGTCAAGCTCTGAATAAAGCTCATACGGCTCCTCTTTTCTGATGTCATACTTCACACCGGAACCTCTAAGCATAGGACCTGTACATCCCCATGAAAGGGCATCTTCTGCAGAGATGACCCCTACATCTTCCAGACGCATTTTCCAGATACGGTTCTCTGTAAGCAATGCTTCATAGGTATGCTCTACTTCATAATCTACTTTGTCACAGAATGCTGCGATATTTTCAAGCCAACCTGCAGGCAGGTCTAGTGGAACACCACCAATACGTACTGCAGAGTGGGTCAATCTTGCACCACAATAGTCTTCCATTAAATCCATGGCAAATTCACGTTCACGGAATGCATAAAGGAAAACTGACATTGCACCGACATCCAAAGCATGTGTTGCAATAAAGAAGAGGTGTGAAATGACACGATTCAGCTCAAGCAACATGGTTCTGATCACTTGTGCTCTTCTTGGTGCCTCTATACCGAGAAGTTTTTCAACTGCCAATGCATAGGCATAGTTGTTTGATGTTGAAGCGATATAGTCAAGCCTGTCTGTTGTTGGCAAAAACTCATTATAGGTCATGTTCTCTGCCATTTTCTCGATACCTCTGTGAAGGTAACCGATATCCGGATAGGCTTTCACTACCTGCTCACCCTCGAGTTCAAGCACAAGTCTTAACTGACCGTGTGCCGAAGGGTGCTGAGGACCAAAGTTGATAACCATAGTATTGTCGTCACGCTCAAAATTGAGGTTCTCAAAAAATGGTGTTAATTTATTTGCTACTTGCATCGGCTCCCCTATTTTCTTTCGTCTAATTGCTTAGCTGATTTTTTATTATAGTTGACCATGAATGTTTCACTATACTCAACTGCTTGTTCTTTTTCGCCTTCAGAAATATCTGCACCGAACGGTACTTCATATCCTACCCTTGAGAAACGTTTTGTATCATGTCTGTCTACTTTTGCAGGATCTCTGTTTTCCGGTCCGATGATATCTCTATACTCTTTCCCGAAGATCTTATCGACTTCATACCATGAAGCGAACTCATCTCCATGCAGAGGATAGGTTTTAAGCAATGGATGCCCTTCCCAGTCATCAGGCATAATGATACGTTTAAGGTATGGATGATTGTTCACTTTGATACCGAACATGTCATACATTTCACGTTCTGCGAAATTCGCAGATTTGAAAAGAGGTACAACACTCTCGATCGCTTCACCCTTTTTAATACGGCATACAACCCTTACTCTTTTAGCTTCGTTCACATTAAGAAGCTGATAAAAAAGTTCAAACTCTCCATCTTTTGCCAGGTAATCTACAGCAGATTGCTCAGAACATTGTGTGTATCCGCATTCTTCTTTCAGTGTTTTGAGTACAGCAAAGTTATTGGTCGCATCGATATGTACGACAAGCTGTCCGATCTCCATATAGGATTCATTCGATTGATCACCCAATGCTTTCACTACTGCTGCGAAATGCGCATCTTCTACTTCACTTCTTGGTACACGTGGTGCTACCCAAAATCTATCTGTATAGTATGCTTTCCCTTGAACGTTGTCTTTTGGTACGTATTTTCTCATTAGATCAACCTCGCTCTTTTACCCGTTTGATTTGTCAGGTCTTGTTTTGTGTTTTTCTTCATATCTGCAGACTCTTTACGAATCTTTTTTTGAAGCATCATCAGTGCATACTGAAGTGTTTCAGGTCTTGGTGCACATCCTGGAAGATAGATATCTACAGGGATGATACGATCCACACCCTGTACTGTTGCATAGGTGTTGAACATACCACCGGTATTTGCACATGACCCCATAGAGATCACCCATTTAGGCTCTGTCATTTGGTCATAAAGTCTTCTAGCAAACTCAGAGTGCTTTTTAGAGAGTGTTCCAGCGAGGATCATCACATCTGCTTGTCTTGGAGAAGCTCTAAAGATCGTTCCCATTCTATCGAAGTCATAACGGGATGCCCCCGATGCCATCATTTCGATCGCACAACATGCGAGTCCATATGTGAGCGGCCAAAGTGAGTTTGAACGCCCCCAGTTTACGAGTTTGTCTACCGAAGTCAATGCTATCGGCAAGCCAGCTGCGCTGGCGTAGTTTACTTGATGCTGTGCCATTCAAGTGCTCCTTTCTTCCATGCATATACGAAACCAATCGCAAGTAGTAAGATAAATAGTATCATCTCAGCAAAACCGAACCAACCGAGTAATTTAAAGTCGATTGCCCAAGGGAACATAAAAATGATCTCTACATCGAACAAGATAAACAAAAGTGCTATCAGATAAAACTGTGCAGAAATGGCGTTAGGTTGTTTAGTCACCTCTGGTCCACATTCGTATATACTTAATTTAAGTCTTTCCGTATCAAGTCTTGCAAATTTTCTACTAACGAAACGTGCAGCCCATAGCGTCGCTGGGAACGCCACTGCTGTCAACGCAAATAAAACAAATACACCAAAATACGGATGTTCTGTAATTACATGAGTCATGTTAATCCCTTTAATTTCATCAATTCTCTTTGAAACACAGGCGGAGCCCGTTTTCAATTCCTCTCACTGAAGTTCACCTTAGGCTTAAGTTTTCACTTGCTTTTTCCAGTAGAGAAATTCCTTTAGAATATTAGCTTTATATTATCTAAAAGATGATTAAAAGATTTTGGGAGGGTTTCATCCTTCCTATGATTACTGTTTGTTATGTAACGAGATGTAACGATGCATAAAGAAAATAGCGCTACAATATCAAATAAAATTATAATAACTATAAGGAACAAAAAAATGGCTCTTTTAAAAAACCCTATGAATGTACTCTACTGGATCGCCATGTCAGGCCTGGTTTTCTGGTTTGCCTACTCAAAAGGGTGGATACTTGCCAACTTTGAATCCATAGATGCCAAACAGGCGATCTATCTGCTGGAAAATGACGATAATGTGACACTTCTTGATGTAAGAACGATACAGGAGTATAAAAGCGGTCATCTCAGAGATGCGACACTTATTCCTGTAGATGCACTCAGTCAAAACCTGGGAATGCTCAAGCAAGATAAAGATAAAAAGATCATTGTCTATTGTAGAACAGGAAGCAGAAGTGTGTCTGCCTCGCGCATATTAGAAGAGCACGGGTTTACCCCACTTAATGTCAAGGGAGGGATCATCCAATTGATCGGTGCAGGAGCTACACTCGTAAAATAGCTGCCTATGTACCACACTCTATACAATACTGAATGTGTTTGGGTGTGCGTTTATTACATGCGCTGCACACCCTGTTCAACTCCTCTTTGCAAAAACCGCAATAGTTTTTACTATAATCCACCCTGTTTTTACAGTGTGGGCACCTGCTTTGATTATAGGCATCAATATAGAGGGTCTTCTCCTTCATCTCTCTTCTTCGTTTTTCTCTTCGGGAAACACTTCTTTGTATAAAAAAAACAACCAGACCGATACCCACAATACCAAGCAACATCAAAAAATAGTACCCCAAGAATATAAAGCCGTATTCATATAAAAAAGTAATGATCTTCTCTAAAAACCTTTTTGGAATAATATGAAAGATCAAACGCATCACATCAATACATAGTGGAAGTAAAGTAATGATGATGATATGAGAACTGATCAAGGTGACAAGTTTATTGGGTACGGATATTTTTCTTGCAGGACTTGTAGAGAACCTATGGGCTAAAAAAGATAAAAGTAATAAAGGAAAGGTAAATTTTAACAAATAGAGAAATGAAATAAAGGGTTGCCAAAAGGCATAGGAATCATAGGCTTCGTTAAATCTCTCTCTATTTGTATTGACAAAATCCACATACGCCTGATAGCCTTTATAAGCAGCTACTGATTTGATCTCTTTGATCTGCCTATCAATATTTTTCTCTTTTTCAAGCAAACTGTAATATTTATCCCTTATCTTCTTATCTCGCTCTTCCTGGGAAGAAGAAATTTTTTCGAAAAGTGCAGTATTGTATCTTTTTTCAATACTATTGATTTCTGATAACACATTTCGTTTCTCATTTCTTAGATTATGCGTGAGCTCTTTGTTATTTTTAAATGCTTTGGTTTGAGCAAAAACAGCGATTTTTTGATACAGCTCGGTACAGAGAGGTGCCATTCTTTTATCCGTATAGGATTGGAACTTTTTACCGCTCTCATATGTTGAATGGGCAGTGATATAAAAAGATGCATACTCTGAAAAAGGAAACCTGTCAT is a genomic window of Sulfurovum sp. XGS-02 containing:
- a CDS encoding NADH-quinone oxidoreductase subunit C, which produces MRKYVPKDNVQGKAYYTDRFWVAPRVPRSEVEDAHFAAVVKALGDQSNESYMEIGQLVVHIDATNNFAVLKTLKEECGYTQCSEQSAVDYLAKDGEFELFYQLLNVNEAKRVRVVCRIKKGEAIESVVPLFKSANFAEREMYDMFGIKVNNHPYLKRIIMPDDWEGHPLLKTYPLHGDEFASWYEVDKIFGKEYRDIIGPENRDPAKVDRHDTKRFSRVGYEVPFGADISEGEKEQAVEYSETFMVNYNKKSAKQLDERK
- a CDS encoding rhodanese-like domain-containing protein — translated: MALLKNPMNVLYWIAMSGLVFWFAYSKGWILANFESIDAKQAIYLLENDDNVTLLDVRTIQEYKSGHLRDATLIPVDALSQNLGMLKQDKDKKIIVYCRTGSRSVSASRILEEHGFTPLNVKGGIIQLIGAGATLVK
- a CDS encoding NADH-quinone oxidoreductase subunit B family protein, producing MAQHQVNYASAAGLPIALTSVDKLVNWGRSNSLWPLTYGLACCAIEMMASGASRYDFDRMGTIFRASPRQADVMILAGTLSKKHSEFARRLYDQMTEPKWVISMGSCANTGGMFNTYATVQGVDRIIPVDIYLPGCAPRPETLQYALMMLQKKIRKESADMKKNTKQDLTNQTGKRARLI
- a CDS encoding NAD(P)H-quinone oxidoreductase subunit 3: MTHVITEHPYFGVFVLFALTAVAFPATLWAARFVSRKFARLDTERLKLSIYECGPEVTKQPNAISAQFYLIALLFILFDVEIIFMFPWAIDFKLLGWFGFAEMILFILLLAIGFVYAWKKGALEWHSIK
- the nuoD gene encoding NADH dehydrogenase (quinone) subunit D translates to MQVANKLTPFFENLNFERDDNTMVINFGPQHPSAHGQLRLVLELEGEQVVKAYPDIGYLHRGIEKMAENMTYNEFLPTTDRLDYIASTSNNYAYALAVEKLLGIEAPRRAQVIRTMLLELNRVISHLFFIATHALDVGAMSVFLYAFREREFAMDLMEDYCGARLTHSAVRIGGVPLDLPAGWLENIAAFCDKVDYEVEHTYEALLTENRIWKMRLEDVGVISAEDALSWGCTGPMLRGSGVKYDIRKEEPYELYSELDFDVPVSERCDSYGRYRLYMEEIRQSTRIIRQLIPMYAETEPQLMAHSPQYISAPKEEIMTQNYALMQHFVLVTQGMRPPKGEVYSPTESPKGELGFYIKSEGEPYAYRLKCRAPSFFHTGLLQELLVGTYIADVVTIIGSTNIVFGEVDR
- a CDS encoding zinc ribbon domain-containing protein; the encoded protein is MFSYLRSFMTKTKSTLFTFNNEPFSKFSILLILILDIFLFITILTGIDSEKDMSPAVSVKYPYQCKSHFDPKYKRSVWNSATRGYTYDRFPFSEYASFYITAHSTYESGKKFQSYTDKRMAPLCTELYQKIAVFAQTKAFKNNKELTHNLRNEKRNVLSEINSIEKRYNTALFEKISSSQEERDKKIRDKYYSLLEKEKNIDRQIKEIKSVAAYKGYQAYVDFVNTNRERFNEAYDSYAFWQPFISFLYLLKFTFPLLLLSFLAHRFSTSPARKISVPNKLVTLISSHIIIITLLPLCIDVMRLIFHIIPKRFLEKIITFLYEYGFIFLGYYFLMLLGIVGIGLVVFFIQRSVSRREKRRREMKEKTLYIDAYNQSRCPHCKNRVDYSKNYCGFCKEELNRVCSACNKRTPKHIQYCIECGT
- a CDS encoding NAD(P)-binding domain-containing protein, giving the protein MIHENGKIVDIAIIGAGPGGMAAAIEAKLAGIENIVVIDKAPHHNDMIHKFYKKGKRVDKDWMGIKFEFTGNVTFEECSKEEYIEQMDKKLTDAGVLDRFEYNHEIMRVEKGEDGLFSIIYGTDGVDEAMETLKAKNVILSVGRMGKPNKPKYKFPRELKDVLNFNLSKVQNGEHVMVVGGGDTAGEYAYGLVEMEGMEDCVVTLNYRKAEITRMNPINTEMCTKYLDNGKIVNKMGVDVESVEPSPAGKIQVNFTDGSTGEYDRAVYALGGTTPKDILVNSGVKTGEWDVPVYNEATFETNVEGLYTIGDVVTDQGSIALAFNHASDAVKDIASKLK
- a CDS encoding NADH-ubiquinone oxidoreductase subunit E family protein, producing MKRYDLRHLKDDFYDRMVELIDQGLKVGEVGIFLFEVGDFTSIQKSADVIKATGHDLMNSLKFNEVDWTVVVKKVDEATKQERAAKIEAEKAAAESEAEEAEAEKAE